The following coding sequences are from one Nitrospirota bacterium window:
- the hpnC gene encoding squalene synthase HpnC: MSEASNAFNYCSKVALEHYENFPVGSWLIPRNKRKYVHAIYAFARTADDFADEAGYGDDERELLLADWEKRLDECVTGNPNHPVFISIKEAIERFHIPDSLLRDLITAFKMDTVNKRYLSMSDVLNYCRYSANPVGRIILSLFEYRDPELHRLSDFICTALQLTNFWQDIAIDLKKDRVYIPLEDMKRFGYTVNELKSHTLNDSFRALLSSEIEFTRDLFNMGRPLCTSVRKGLSIELQSIWSGGMKILEKIEHNGYDIFTKRPVITTFDKINILLRALTTGH; this comes from the coding sequence ATGTCAGAGGCGTCTAATGCATTCAATTACTGCAGTAAGGTAGCCTTAGAACATTATGAAAACTTTCCCGTGGGTTCATGGCTTATACCAAGGAATAAAAGGAAATATGTGCACGCAATTTATGCCTTTGCCAGAACTGCTGATGATTTTGCCGATGAAGCCGGATACGGAGATGATGAGCGCGAATTACTCCTGGCTGACTGGGAAAAGAGGCTTGATGAATGCGTAACCGGTAATCCTAATCATCCCGTGTTTATTTCTATTAAAGAGGCTATAGAAAGATTCCATATCCCGGACTCCTTGCTTAGAGACCTTATTACTGCCTTCAAGATGGACACCGTTAATAAGCGGTACCTGTCAATGTCAGATGTCCTTAATTACTGCCGCTATTCTGCTAATCCCGTGGGGCGGATTATCCTCTCACTTTTTGAATACAGAGATCCTGAATTGCACAGGTTGTCTGACTTCATATGCACTGCCCTCCAGCTTACTAATTTCTGGCAGGATATCGCGATAGATCTTAAGAAAGACAGGGTATATATTCCATTGGAAGATATGAAGAGGTTTGGCTATACGGTTAATGAGCTTAAATCTCACACATTAAACGATTCATTCAGAGCTCTTTTATCCAGTGAAATAGAATTTACAAGAGATCTTTTCAATATGGGCCGCCCTCTCTGTACCAGTGTCAGAAAAGGTCTTTCTATCGAATTGCAGTCTATCTGGTCAGGCGGTATGAAAATACTTGAGAAAATAGAGCACAATGGATATGACATCTTTACAAAGAGACCGGTGATAACAACGTTTGATAAAATAAATATATTATTACGTGCTCTGACTACAGGACACTAA
- a CDS encoding radical SAM protein, with protein MKVCEIFKSIQGETSYAGIQVLFVRTTGCNLRCRWCDTTYAYNEGEDYSIDEIVRILDKYDCRNVVITGGEPLLQEEAPLLAENLVKNGYKVFVETNGSMDVSQLHPDVIKILDIKCPGSGMADNIMWDNLNFISSNDEIKFIVADNNDYVWAKSVIDSCRLTDICNVLISPVFSSLDPKQLAAWIINDNLGVRLQLQLHKYIWGPDVRGV; from the coding sequence ATGAAGGTATGTGAGATATTTAAAAGTATTCAGGGCGAAACGTCATACGCTGGTATCCAGGTTTTGTTTGTCAGGACTACAGGCTGCAATCTCAGGTGCAGGTGGTGTGACACAACCTATGCGTACAATGAGGGAGAAGACTATTCTATTGACGAGATAGTACGAATCCTTGACAAATATGATTGCAGAAATGTTGTCATCACAGGCGGCGAACCACTATTGCAGGAAGAGGCGCCCCTACTGGCAGAAAATCTCGTAAAAAATGGTTATAAAGTCTTTGTTGAGACAAACGGGAGTATGGATGTGTCTCAACTACATCCGGATGTAATAAAGATATTAGACATTAAGTGTCCGGGAAGCGGCATGGCCGACAATATTATGTGGGATAACCTGAATTTTATCTCCTCCAATGATGAGATAAAGTTCATTGTTGCAGATAATAATGACTATGTTTGGGCAAAATCTGTTATTGACTCATGCCGTCTTACAGATATATGCAATGTACTGATATCACCTGTCTTCAGTAGTCTTGACCCTAAGCAGCTTGCAGCGTGGATAATTAATGACAATCTGGGGGTCCGTCTGCAATTGCAACTGCACAAATATATTTGGGGGCCGGATGTCAGAGGCGTCTAA
- the lpxC gene encoding UDP-3-O-[3-hydroxymyristoyl] N-acetylglucosamine deacetylase has product MRYQRTIKNSVECNGIGLHSGVKVCMRLHPAPPDTGIIFIRSDKNVRIEATADKVVSTESSSTLGINGYNVGTVEHLLAAAAGLNIDNMLVELNAPEVPIMDGSSSPLVELILNSGIVQQDKIRTHIRILDTIEIISGNGYIKIEPSPFPVITYLMDFDHPLLRKQEFLYHPSIDGFISEIAPARTFAFQRDLLTLKKKGLGKGGSLENAIILGEHDILNKEGLRFKDEFIRHKILDLIGDLSLLSRSFIGHVTACRTGHTLNTRLAAAILASNEKWIEVGHREVDVN; this is encoded by the coding sequence ATGCGTTACCAAAGGACCATCAAAAATAGTGTTGAATGTAATGGAATAGGATTGCATTCGGGTGTTAAAGTATGCATGAGATTGCATCCTGCCCCGCCTGATACAGGAATCATATTTATCAGGAGTGATAAAAATGTGCGGATTGAAGCAACGGCTGACAAGGTAGTTTCAACTGAGTCCTCATCTACCCTCGGCATAAATGGTTATAACGTAGGGACAGTAGAACACCTCCTGGCTGCTGCAGCAGGTCTTAACATTGATAATATGCTTGTAGAGTTAAATGCCCCTGAAGTTCCAATTATGGATGGGAGTTCATCCCCATTAGTAGAACTTATTCTAAATAGCGGTATAGTTCAACAGGACAAGATCAGGACCCACATCAGGATTCTTGATACTATTGAGATAATAAGTGGAAACGGGTATATAAAAATAGAACCGTCACCTTTCCCTGTCATTACGTACCTGATGGATTTTGATCACCCGTTACTCAGGAAACAGGAGTTTTTATATCATCCTTCCATAGATGGTTTTATAAGTGAAATAGCGCCAGCCCGTACCTTTGCCTTTCAAAGGGATCTCCTGACCCTTAAGAAAAAAGGGCTGGGTAAGGGAGGATCACTTGAGAACGCTATCATTCTTGGTGAGCATGACATATTAAATAAAGAGGGTTTGAGATTTAAAGATGAGTTTATACGCCACAAGATACTTGATCTTATTGGTGATTTATCCCTTCTTTCAAGGTCATTTATCGGACATGTGACCGCCTGCCGTACCGGCCATACACTAAATACACGACTTGCCGCTGCCATACTTGCCAGCAATGAGAAATGGATTGAGGTAGGACACCGGGAAGTTGACGTTAATTGA
- a CDS encoding winged helix-turn-helix domain-containing protein, with the protein MLKDGSLIEELEDILGGLEQRIMMYRNRLIELQKKRDRLDDEIKTGKRYLELAETLYKVERNKSRASQQAQPEDSEKNSSKQSEETKDLLLNQFKFSGLSIPQATYILLKEEGRALHAKEIYLRLLEGGVKIRSKTPITSVSISLNRDKRFLRVSPNTYSLSGEETQGHERR; encoded by the coding sequence ATGCTTAAAGATGGAAGTTTGATTGAAGAATTAGAAGATATCCTTGGTGGTCTCGAACAGCGAATAATGATGTATCGCAACAGGCTGATAGAGTTGCAGAAAAAACGTGACCGTCTGGATGATGAGATTAAAACCGGAAAAAGATACTTGGAATTAGCAGAAACACTTTATAAGGTAGAAAGAAATAAGTCCCGCGCATCACAGCAGGCCCAGCCGGAAGACAGTGAAAAAAATTCATCAAAACAGTCTGAAGAGACGAAAGACCTGTTATTAAACCAATTCAAATTTTCTGGCCTCAGCATACCCCAGGCCACATATATCCTATTGAAGGAAGAAGGAAGGGCCCTTCATGCAAAGGAAATATACCTGCGCCTACTCGAAGGCGGGGTAAAAATAAGGAGTAAAACACCGATAACGTCTGTGTCAATATCTTTAAACAGGGATAAGAGGTTTCTGAGAGTTTCTCCTAACACGTATAGCCTCTCAGGAGAAGAGACACAGGGTCACGAAAGGAGGTGA
- a CDS encoding HesA/MoeB/ThiF family protein, translating to MINNQKELTQYDLDRYNRQMMINGWGAEGQKRLKNSKVVVLGAGGLGCPASIYLAVGGIGYLTIIDMQKPELTNLNRQVLHWEEDIKGNGKYKAISAKEKIEQMNSDILVESVVAEINEENIYDMIKGADVVIDAMDNFRIRYLINKACVHYQIPFVHAGIYGLAGQLTTIAPGKGPCLKCIFPTPPVEQKIFPVLGTTPAMFATLQAMEAFKLILGIGTPLTGGLLIFDGESMSFDIIKINRRENCDECSLLYTTNAG from the coding sequence ATGATTAATAATCAAAAAGAATTGACGCAATATGATCTGGACAGATATAACCGGCAAATGATGATCAATGGATGGGGCGCTGAAGGACAGAAAAGGCTTAAAAACTCTAAAGTAGTAGTATTGGGGGCCGGTGGGCTGGGATGTCCTGCTTCAATATACCTTGCTGTGGGCGGCATCGGATATCTAACAATTATTGACATGCAAAAACCGGAACTGACTAATTTGAATCGTCAGGTATTACATTGGGAGGAGGACATAAAAGGTAACGGTAAATACAAGGCCATCTCTGCGAAAGAAAAAATAGAACAGATGAATTCAGATATACTTGTTGAGAGTGTTGTAGCCGAAATTAACGAAGAAAATATATATGACATGATAAAAGGGGCAGACGTTGTAATTGATGCAATGGATAATTTCCGCATCAGGTACCTTATTAACAAGGCCTGTGTACATTACCAGATTCCTTTTGTCCACGCTGGGATTTATGGACTTGCGGGACAACTGACTACGATAGCGCCTGGCAAGGGTCCCTGTTTAAAATGTATATTCCCAACACCTCCTGTCGAACAAAAGATATTTCCTGTACTTGGTACAACTCCGGCTATGTTTGCAACCCTTCAGGCTATGGAGGCGTTCAAACTTATTCTTGGAATAGGTACCCCATTAACCGGAGGGCTGCTGATATTCGATGGAGAAAGCATGTCTTTTGACATTATTAAGATAAATAGAAGAGAGAATTGTGACGAGTGTTCACTCCTTTACACAACAAATGCAGGGTAA
- a CDS encoding SRPBCC family protein, giving the protein MSTNTVRLHRVLGAPPERVYRAFLDPDAMSKWLPPHGFTAKVHHMEARPGGGYRMSFTNFSTGKSQSFSGKYAELTPHEHIRYTDQFDDPNMPGLMHVTISLKKVACGTELTIVQEGLPAAIPVEYCYLGWQESLSQLAHLVEPEIPDGA; this is encoded by the coding sequence ATCTCAACCAACACTGTCCGTCTTCACCGCGTGCTTGGCGCGCCGCCCGAACGTGTCTACAGGGCATTTCTCGATCCTGACGCGATGTCTAAGTGGCTTCCCCCGCATGGCTTCACCGCTAAGGTTCATCACATGGAAGCGCGCCCCGGTGGCGGCTATCGAATGTCATTCACGAACTTCAGTACAGGCAAGAGCCAATCTTTCAGCGGCAAGTATGCCGAACTTACTCCGCATGAGCATATCAGATACACCGACCAGTTTGATGACCCCAACATGCCCGGACTGATGCATGTCACGATATCGCTAAAGAAGGTCGCCTGCGGAACAGAGCTGACGATAGTTCAGGAAGGGCTCCCGGCAGCAATTCCAGTCGAGTATTGCTACCTTGGATGGCAGGAATCCTTGTCGCAGCTGGCACATTTGGTGGAACCGGAAATTCCGGATGGCGCATAG